Proteins encoded within one genomic window of Couchioplanes caeruleus:
- a CDS encoding tyrosinase family oxidase copper chaperone, protein MSRREVLRYGAAAAVSAATVAVGVQSITAARSDAAPQRAAADPRDFDEIYKGKKIKGKHNSNGKHELHINNKKLALTPIDTLFVPEDGSAPHVGVGYISAVNHYDPMEIDGDKHKDGLKKLAKKVVDTLGEFELSDEAGLAHHH, encoded by the coding sequence ATGAGCCGACGTGAGGTCCTGCGCTACGGCGCCGCCGCAGCGGTGAGCGCCGCGACCGTCGCGGTGGGGGTGCAGAGCATCACCGCCGCCCGGTCCGACGCGGCACCGCAGCGCGCCGCCGCGGATCCGCGCGACTTCGACGAGATCTACAAAGGCAAGAAGATCAAGGGTAAACACAACTCCAACGGCAAGCACGAGCTGCACATCAACAACAAGAAGCTCGCGCTGACCCCCATCGACACGCTGTTCGTGCCGGAGGACGGGTCCGCACCGCACGTGGGCGTCGGCTACATCAGCGCCGTCAACCACTACGACCCGATGGAGATCGACGGCGACAAGCACAAGGACGGCCTGAAGAAGCTGGCCAAGAAGGTGGTCGACACCCTGGGCGAGTTCGAGCTCAGCGACGAGGCGGGCCTGGCGCACCACCACTGA
- a CDS encoding tyrosinase family protein translates to MAVARKSVAALTSTEKTAFINALRQFKTTSANGRNYNWYIDQHIAFFARTSDNISHAHQSPSFFPWHRECLRLLEFDLQTVSDNPNIFIPYWDWTASATPFTADFLGAITSGSVSSGNFSPSWGWAIYRSSIATTFLQRRLGQNATRPTATTVSTVQGYSVYDQSPWNSTVINSYRNRNEIDLHNRVHNYVGGHMGTREAPNDPVFWLHHCNVDRLWWQWQRSRGVDTYLPRTGTTGVIDNAETMRPFATGRTPSAVRDISTLNYSYA, encoded by the coding sequence ATGGCTGTCGCACGCAAGAGTGTCGCCGCTCTGACCTCCACGGAGAAGACCGCGTTCATCAACGCACTCCGCCAGTTCAAGACGACGTCCGCCAACGGGCGCAACTACAACTGGTACATCGACCAGCACATCGCATTCTTCGCCCGGACCTCGGACAACATCAGCCACGCGCACCAGTCACCGTCGTTCTTCCCGTGGCACCGCGAGTGTCTGCGGCTGCTGGAGTTCGACCTGCAGACGGTCAGCGACAACCCGAACATCTTCATCCCGTACTGGGACTGGACGGCCAGCGCCACGCCGTTCACCGCCGACTTCCTCGGCGCGATCACCAGCGGCAGCGTCTCCAGCGGCAACTTCAGCCCGTCCTGGGGCTGGGCGATCTACCGGAGCAGCATCGCCACCACGTTCCTGCAGCGCCGGCTCGGCCAGAACGCCACCCGCCCCACCGCCACCACGGTGAGCACGGTCCAGGGCTACTCGGTGTACGACCAGTCGCCGTGGAACTCGACGGTGATCAACAGCTACCGCAACCGCAACGAGATCGACCTGCACAACCGGGTGCACAACTACGTGGGCGGTCACATGGGCACCCGCGAGGCGCCCAACGACCCGGTCTTCTGGCTGCACCACTGCAACGTCGACCGGCTGTGGTGGCAGTGGCAGCGCAGCCGCGGCGTCGACACCTACCTGCCGCGCACGGGCACGACCGGCGTCATCGACAACGCCGAGACGATGCGCCCGTTCGCCACCGGCCGGACGCCGTCGGCGGTGCGCGACATCAGCACCCTCAACTACAGCTACGCCTGA
- the folP gene encoding dihydropteroate synthase — translation MSDYAPPLISAERVIGGRRYDFSRRVAVMAIVNRTPDSFHDRGRTFALDRATEAVRSAAEAGADWIDIGGVPFAPGPEVSTSEELDRVLPVVEAAQGMAVVSVDTFRPEVAREVIKAGAGVVNDTSGLRDPAMADVVAGTDAALVITHSLAAPRTPYPGPTYGDVTAEVADYLRRRVRLALDRGVRPEQIIIDPGHDLNKNTLHTLEVTRRLHEIADIGHPLLAAVSNKDFIGETLDLPQRERLSGTLAAVVFCVLRGARIVRVHDVRPAVEAVRMTEAMLGLREPAYTRHNMP, via the coding sequence GTGAGTGACTACGCACCCCCGCTGATCAGCGCCGAACGGGTCATCGGCGGCCGCCGGTACGACTTCTCCCGCCGGGTGGCGGTGATGGCGATCGTGAACCGTACGCCGGACTCCTTCCACGACCGGGGCCGCACGTTCGCCCTGGACCGGGCCACCGAGGCGGTGCGCTCGGCCGCGGAGGCGGGTGCGGACTGGATCGACATCGGCGGCGTGCCGTTCGCGCCGGGGCCGGAGGTGTCGACGAGCGAGGAACTCGACCGGGTGCTGCCGGTGGTCGAGGCGGCGCAGGGGATGGCGGTGGTCTCGGTCGACACCTTCCGGCCGGAGGTCGCCCGCGAGGTGATCAAGGCGGGTGCCGGGGTCGTCAACGACACGTCGGGCCTGCGGGACCCCGCGATGGCGGACGTGGTCGCGGGCACGGACGCCGCCCTCGTGATCACGCACAGCCTGGCCGCGCCGCGGACGCCGTACCCGGGTCCCACGTACGGGGATGTGACCGCCGAGGTGGCGGACTACCTGCGGCGGCGGGTCCGGCTGGCGCTGGACCGCGGCGTACGCCCGGAGCAGATCATCATCGATCCCGGCCACGACCTCAACAAGAACACGCTCCACACGCTGGAGGTGACCCGGCGCCTGCACGAGATCGCGGACATCGGCCATCCCCTGCTGGCGGCGGTGAGCAACAAGGACTTCATCGGCGAGACCCTCGACCTGCCGCAGCGCGAACGCCTCTCCGGCACCCTGGCGGCGGTCGTCTTCTGCGTGCTGCGCGGCGCCCGCATCGTCCGCGTGCACGACGTGCGTCCGGCGGTGGAGGCGGTCCGGATGACCGAGGCGATGCTGGGACTGCGCGAGCCGGCGTACACCCGGCACAACATGCCTTAG
- a CDS encoding TetR/AcrR family transcriptional regulator — protein sequence MARTRLTAEERQEQLLRAALTAFSAGGYSGTTTDQVARLAGVSQPYVIRIFGTKQQLFLDTVRRAGDRIEQRFRRAAAEEPTLASLGAAYDDLLAERELITVLLHGFTASADPSIGPVVRDCFGRIYRTVRELTGAGEDEARGFLAEGMLLTCLGAMRVVGPDAVPREPWMIELLGPDKA from the coding sequence GTGGCCCGCACCCGCCTTACCGCCGAGGAACGCCAGGAGCAGTTGCTCCGCGCCGCCCTGACCGCCTTCTCCGCCGGCGGCTACTCCGGCACCACCACCGACCAGGTCGCCCGGCTGGCCGGGGTGTCCCAGCCGTACGTGATCAGGATCTTCGGCACCAAGCAGCAGCTCTTCCTCGACACCGTCCGGCGCGCGGGCGACCGCATCGAGCAGCGGTTCCGGCGGGCCGCCGCCGAGGAGCCCACCCTGGCCAGCCTCGGCGCCGCCTACGACGACCTGCTCGCCGAGCGGGAGCTGATCACCGTGCTACTGCACGGCTTCACCGCGAGCGCCGACCCCTCGATCGGGCCGGTCGTGCGGGACTGCTTCGGCCGGATCTACCGTACGGTCCGGGAGCTGACCGGCGCCGGCGAGGACGAGGCCCGCGGGTTCCTCGCCGAGGGCATGCTGCTGACCTGCCTGGGCGCGATGCGCGTGGTCGGCCCGGACGCGGTGCCCCGCGAACCGTGGATGATCGAGCTGCTCGGCCCCGACAAGGCCTAA
- a CDS encoding DHA2 family efflux MFS transporter permease subunit, whose product MTAVLDRPAPPATRPLAAVLAAVGIPTFMVTLDNLVVTTALPVIRTELGASLADLQWFVNAYTLPFAAFLLTAAALGDRLGRRRVFIAGIVVFTLASAAAALATEPWMLTAARAVQGLAGAAVAPLSLTLLAQAVPEKLRNAAVGIWGGINGLGVAVGPVVGGAVVEGLHWSWIFWLNVPVGVLAVVLATTVLRESRGGAPRLDPLGLLLSAAGMLSLVWGVVDGPEHGWTSARVLGMLGAGGALLALFVAWQRRNPTPMLPLSLFRSRGFGLVSVVTLTFSAGTFGAVFLLAQFFQVVQGLSPLASGVRTLPWTMAPMVVAPLAGIFADRLGLRNLIVAGQALLAAGVLWIAVATTTTVSYGDLVVAFVLAGVGMGLTFAPISTMALASVRPQENGVASGANNTIRELGIAVGVAVLASVFSEYGGYTSPQSFVDGVVPAVIVGAAVIAVGAVVATLLPARPAPRD is encoded by the coding sequence ATGACCGCCGTCCTCGACCGGCCGGCACCTCCGGCCACCCGCCCGCTGGCCGCGGTGCTGGCCGCCGTCGGCATCCCCACCTTCATGGTCACCCTCGACAACCTCGTGGTCACCACGGCGCTTCCGGTCATCCGCACCGAGCTCGGCGCCTCCCTGGCCGACCTGCAGTGGTTCGTCAACGCGTACACGCTGCCCTTCGCCGCCTTCCTGCTCACCGCCGCCGCCCTGGGCGACCGGCTCGGGCGCCGGCGGGTGTTCATCGCCGGGATCGTCGTCTTCACGCTCGCGTCCGCGGCCGCCGCGCTCGCCACCGAGCCGTGGATGCTCACCGCGGCGCGGGCGGTGCAGGGGCTGGCCGGCGCCGCCGTCGCTCCCCTGTCGCTGACGCTGCTGGCCCAGGCCGTACCCGAGAAGTTGCGCAACGCCGCGGTCGGCATCTGGGGTGGCATCAACGGCCTCGGCGTCGCCGTCGGCCCGGTGGTCGGCGGCGCCGTCGTGGAGGGTCTGCACTGGTCGTGGATCTTCTGGCTCAACGTGCCCGTCGGGGTGCTCGCCGTCGTGCTGGCGACGACCGTGCTGCGCGAGTCGCGCGGCGGTGCACCCCGGCTGGACCCCCTCGGCCTGCTGCTGTCCGCGGCCGGGATGCTCTCGCTCGTCTGGGGCGTGGTGGACGGCCCCGAGCACGGCTGGACGTCGGCCCGGGTGCTCGGCATGCTCGGCGCCGGCGGCGCCCTGCTCGCCCTCTTCGTCGCGTGGCAGCGGCGCAACCCCACGCCGATGCTGCCCCTCAGCCTGTTCCGCTCCCGCGGGTTCGGCCTGGTCAGCGTCGTCACCCTGACCTTCTCGGCGGGCACGTTCGGCGCGGTGTTCCTGCTCGCCCAGTTCTTCCAGGTCGTGCAGGGGCTCAGCCCGCTGGCGTCGGGCGTACGCACGCTGCCGTGGACCATGGCCCCGATGGTCGTCGCTCCGCTGGCGGGCATCTTCGCCGACCGCCTCGGACTGCGCAACCTCATCGTCGCCGGGCAGGCACTGCTCGCCGCGGGCGTGCTCTGGATCGCCGTGGCGACCACGACCACCGTCTCCTACGGCGACCTGGTGGTCGCGTTCGTCCTGGCCGGGGTCGGCATGGGCCTGACCTTCGCGCCGATCAGCACGATGGCCCTGGCAAGCGTGCGGCCGCAGGAGAACGGCGTCGCCTCCGGCGCCAACAACACCATCCGCGAGCTGGGCATCGCCGTCGGCGTCGCGGTCCTGGCCTCGGTCTTCAGCGAGTACGGTGGCTACACCTCGCCGCAGTCCTTCGTGGACGGCGTCGTGCCGGCGGTCATCGTCGGCGCCGCCGTGATCGCGGTGGGCGCCGTCGTGGCAACTCTGCTCCCCGCACGGCCCGCGCCCCGGGACTAG